From the genome of Primulina huaijiensis isolate GDHJ02 chromosome 11, ASM1229523v2, whole genome shotgun sequence:
CTTCTCCACGATTTTGCTTTGTTTTTCTTATTGCAGATTTGGAGTGTAATTCATGTTAAAGTGCTGGGACTTGGACTTTGCTAAGGTGAAGATTTTGATTACTAAGTGACTGTGTAGAAAATTCTGCCGAAATTACTGTATGGCTGCGGTGAGAATTTCTTGGCTGAGACCTTTATGTTCTGCTGCAAAAGCTAATTGTGGATTTGATATTAAACCGTCTCTTGCATACACAAGTAAATGTTATCACACTAGAGAATCTGGGCATGTGCAGAATCTTGAGCGAAATAGTTGTAGAATACTGTGTTTGAACTCTGCTATTTTTGCACGGTGCTCAAGAGGGGGTTACTTTGATGCTTGTTATAGAAACAAGCTATTGGTGAATTCGTTTTTTCGAGGTAGTTTTTCATATGTAGGGATCAGCTCTTTGGCTAGTAATAGGCTGTTTTCCTCATCTAGCGAGGGTAAAGGTAGCATTACTCGTGATTCAAATGTTATTGCTAATTCGGGTGCAAGTGGGAGCAGTGTGACTGATGGTGGTGTTGGACAGGACGGTTGGATTGGTAAAGCAAATGACATCTGGCAATCGACGGTTGAAGCTGTGAAATATAGTGGGGAAAAGGCGAAATCGGTGTCAGATGAAGCTGCTCCTCATGTTCAAAAGTTTCTTGATACCAATCCTTACCTTAGAGATGTTATTGTACCAGTAGGCGGAACTTTGGTCGGAACTCTACTGGCGTGGTCGTTGTTGCCGAGCATCTTGAGGCGATTTCACAGATACTCTATAGAAAATCCGGTTGCTTTGTTGGCTAGGAACACGCTGTGGGGTTCTGTCCCTTATGAGAAAAGCTTTTGGAGTGCAATGGAGGACCCAATTCGATATTTTATTACGTTCATGGCATTTTTGCAAATGTTAGTGTATCTATATTTGGTTTGAGGTTCTTTTGATTAGGTAGGAAAAATGGATTTAATCTTCTTTTCTTCCGCAGTGGTGAAATGGTAGCTCCAACTGTTATTGCCTTACAATACATCGTGCCTGCTTGGAGGAGTGCTTTTGTTGTTTCACTTGTCTGGTTCCTGCATCGCTGGAAAACAAATGTTATTACTCGAGCTTTGGCGACTAAGAGCGCGGAACATGTCGACAGGGATAAGTTGGTAACTCTGGACAAAATCTCATCTGTTGGACTCGTTGTTGTTGGGTTGATGGCTTTAGCAGAGGCATGTGGAGTGGCTGTGCAGTCAGTTATTACCGTAGGAGGCATAGGAGGTAAGTTTTTGTTAGTGATGATGGTTCATGATAGAAATGATATGGAGTATATTTCAAGGAATAACTTTTTTTATGAGTTATGAAAATAAAACGTCCATAGATCATATGTCATCtttttgtattaaaattattttagtcaccagattattttattgttttgactTTGTTAATGACTGTTAACAAAATTGAGACGAATTTGCCATGATATGAAATCTCAACAGCGAGAATCATATCAGAATAACTATGACCTGTCTACAGTTTACATTTAATCAAGAAggtataattaatttaaaagagTACCTCGTAGAATATCTTGGCCCGGAAGTGATGCAATTACCAGATTAAGATAATCGACAATTGCTACCGTTTTATCAATAAGACCACTGGCCGGTCCTTCCATTCTCCATATTATATTTCTCTTTGGGAGGGGGGGGGGGTTCTTTTTGGTGATTTCTTCCAACAATCAATTGTACTATACAAATAAGTGCTTTAATAGTTCAAATCTGATTGTTCGTTCTGGACATGATTGAATAAAGATTTTAGAAAAACTCTATTTAGTTCATTATTAATTGGCTGGAAACCTATGTTACCCTGACCCGATCATTATGTATGTTCTTTGTGTCAAGACTGCATATTCTAATTGGAATGTCAATTGATAGTTTTGGAAGATTGATTTCAAGGATGTCTTATCTTTCAATTCTACATTTATATctacaaataaaattttgttctcgtcaataaataaatttaaatctgACTGCACCATCTTGTATATGTTATCAGGAGTGGCAACTGCTTTTGCTGCAAGGGACATACTTGGGAATGTTCTCAGTGGTCTTACCGTGCAGATATCACGACCATTCTCGATTGGAGACACAATCAGAGTACGTAAAATATTTGCGTCTTAGAAATTATATGGATTTTTTGCGTACAGGTTGTGTTGGAGGAAGATAACATAATATTTTGGTtgtaaaaatatgtaaattccATTATTTCGTAATGATAATTACAATCAATAATCACCTAATATATAGACAACCCTAGACTATATAGAGCTGAATATTCAATCTCATAAATTAGTTGATTTCTTAATCGACAATAACAATATCCTCAATTATAGAGATATACTAAATCAATTTTGATTTGATCTCTTCTCTTTGACATTCCCCCTCAAGCTGGTGAATAGATATCTGTCATTTCTAGCTTGGAAACAATCTCTTGACATGGTGGGCCATTCTATCCCTCGGTGAATATGTATGCTAGCTGGTTTGTAGAGACGTGGTGTACAAATTAAGCATCTATCCAACTTTTCTTTAATGAAGTGTATGTAGATCTTAATATGCTTTGTTCGATTATGCTGCATTGGATTATGAGCAATATTGATTGCTGATTTGTTATCACAATAAAGTCTTATGGGCCCATTCCACTTCACCTTTAGATCTTCCAAGATGATCTTCAACCAAAGCAATTCGCTAATTCCTTGAGCCATAGCTCTAAATTCTGATTCTGCACTTGACATTGCTACAACATTTTGTTTCTTACTTCACAAGTCACAAGATTTTCTCCAAGAAAGGTGCAATATCCCGTGGTCGATTTAGAGTCAATGATGACCTAGCATAATTTGCATCTGTGTAGGCTTCAAGTTCCATAGCACACAAAGAAAGTATGGTTACCCTGACTTTGTACCCGATAGATTGCTTGACCTTCGTGAGTCTACCAAGTCACGCTCTTGGGGATTGTTTGAGTCCATGTAGAGCTTTCTTCAATCCAAAAACTTGTCCCTTTTTCATATTCTTCTCATATTTGGGTGGAATGTTCATATAGATCTATTCATCAAGATTTCTATGCAAAAGGTATTTTCACATCAAATTGTTGTAATATCCACCTATAATTTGCTGCAAGTGACAACAATATTCTGAAATGTTCATTTTTACAATTGGGGGAACACCATAGGACTGTGTGTACCCTTTGGAAACAAATCTTGCCTTATCTCTTTCGAATGTGTCATCCGATCTATATTTCACCGTATATAACCATTTACACCTTACTGACTGCTTTCCCACCGGTAAATCATTGATCTCCCAAGTGTTATTTTTCCCTAATGCTTTCATTTCCTCATTTATGGCTTGTTTCCAGTTTTCATTGAACAATACTTCAGATAAGCTGGAAGGGtatgaatattatttaagtTTACTAAGTAGCTTCTATGTGGTGGTGAGTAGTTGTCAAATGTGACAACATTAGACAATGGGTAGCACGGGTTTTTAGTGCATTCTCTTGTTCCTTTGTGAAGTGCAATAAGTATATCAGTTGCATGTTTGTCGTGTGTAGTGGAGTTCTCAATTGTCACCTCAGTTCCATCACTCGGTTTGGAGTCTTGGTCTTGCACAGTTTCTGGGATTGAAGGAGCTGTCCGCCTTGAACATACCTGACCAAACAATCTCGTATTAGTCCGAGGAGGATTGGGTTCATTAAGGGCTGAGTTGGTTTCTTGAGGGGCTCGATGAGAGGCAGCACTTGGGGAAGAGCTGCTGGTTAGGAATGGAAGGGTTAATGGATCCTCATCTTCAATAGAAGGCTCTCCTGAAGATGAGGGGCTGAGATGTAGGATTGAGCTTCATGGAAGGTAACATTAGcagaaacaaatattttcttagaaggTGGATGATAGCACTTAACAGCCTTTTTGGGTAAGAGATACCCC
Proteins encoded in this window:
- the LOC140987820 gene encoding mechanosensitive ion channel protein 1, mitochondrial-like, which produces MAAVRISWLRPLCSAAKANCGFDIKPSLAYTSKCYHTRESGHVQNLERNSCRILCLNSAIFARCSRGGYFDACYRNKLLVNSFFRGSFSYVGISSLASNRLFSSSSEGKGSITRDSNVIANSGASGSSVTDGGVGQDGWIGKANDIWQSTVEAVKYSGEKAKSVSDEAAPHVQKFLDTNPYLRDVIVPVGGTLVGTLLAWSLLPSILRRFHRYSIENPVALLARNTLWGSVPYEKSFWSAMEDPIRYFITFMAFLQIGEMVAPTVIALQYIVPAWRSAFVVSLVWFLHRWKTNVITRALATKSAEHVDRDKLVTLDKISSVGLVVVGLMALAEACGVAVQSVITVGGIGGVATAFAARDILGNVLSGLTVQISRPFSIGDTIRAGSVEGQVVDMGLTTTSLLTAEKFPVIVPNSLFSSQVIVNKSRAKWRTMATKIPIQVDDLDKISQISEDIKSMLRSNPNVFLEKEAPYCFLSCIERSYAVLTIGCNLKNVGNEAEQDILLQAVRIIQQHGAALGRTYENTLH